In the Pseudonocardia sediminis genome, CGCGAGCGGGTCCCGGTCCGGTGCGTCCCGGGGCGGTTCGACCCGGCGTCCGGCGAGCTCACGCAGCCGTTCGACCTCCCGCAAGCCCCCGCCCCGCAAGCAGGGTCCCGACCTGATCGACCGCTCCATCGACGCCGTCGGACGCGGGGTGGTCAAGCTCGGCCGCTCCACCGGACGCGCGATGGGCCGGACCCGCGACATCGACTCGGCGCACCGCCGCGACGGTCTCGGGTTCACGTTCCTGGTCCTGGCCGTGATCACCGCCGCCGGGGTGTGGTTCAGCGCCGGCGGCTCGGTCGGCTACTGGTTCAACTTCGCCGTCGGCGCCGTGCTCGGCGTCGGGGGCGCCCTGTTGCCGGTGATCCTGCTCGGCGTCGGGCTCGTGCTGGTCACGACGCCCGCGCACCCCGAGGCCCGGCCGCGGATCATCACCGGGGCGATGCTGCTCGCGCTCGGCGTGCTCGGGCTCGTGCACCTGGGCTCCGGCTCCCCGGCCCGTCCCGCCGGCTGGGTCGATGCCGGCGGCGCGATCGGCTACGTCGCGGGCACCCCGCTGGCCAGCGGGCTCACGCTCTGGACGGCGGTGCCGGTGCTGCTGCTGCTCAGCGCCTACGCCCTGCTGCTGATCACCGGCACGCCGGTGCGCGAGGTCCCGCCCCGGTTCCGCCGCCTGATGGGCGAGTTCCCGGAGGAGGAGGAGACCGACTCCGAGGACGACGAGAAGCCGCGCACGGTGGCCGACGCCGTCGCCGAGGCGCAGGGCGAGACGCCGCCGGCGCGCAAGCGTTCGTCGCGTCGCCGTCAGGGGGCCGCCGAGGCCGACGCCTTCCGCGAGGACGGCGAGCACCTGCCCGCGCCGAGCGACCCGGAGGTCCCGGCCACCGAGGCCCCGGCCGGACGGACGCTGCCCGGCGGCGCGGCCGCCGTGCCAGCCGCCGCCCCGCCGGACGCGGCGCCGGCCGCCGGAGGGACGCCGGGGGCCCCGGCCCCGAAGCGCCCCCGCGTCCCGGTCGCCGAGACGCCGCCCGCGGAGTCGATCCCGGAGACCGACGGCGAGCAGATGTCGATGGCGATCCGGGAGCCGATCGGCGAGACCGAGTACAAGCTCCCGCCCGCCGACATGCTCGAGGTCGGCCCGGCCCCGAAGACCCGCAGCAGCGCGAACGACGCCATGATCGAGGCGATCACCGGCGTGCTCGACCAGTTCAACGTCGACGCCCAGGTCACCGGCTTCACCCGCGGGCCGACCGTCACCCGCTACGAGATCGAGCTCGGCCCGGCGGTCAAGGTCGAGAAGATCACCCAGCTGACCAAGAACGTCGCCTACGCCGTCGCGAACGACAACGTGCGGATCCTGGCGCCGATCCCGGGCAAGTCCGCGGTCGGCATCGAGGTCCCGAACACCGACCGCGAGATGGTCCGGCTCGGCGACGTCCTGCGCTCGAACTCGGCGCGCGCCGAGCAGCACCCGATGGGCATCGGGCTGGGCAAGGACATCGAGGGCCACTACCTGATGGCCAACCTGGCGAAGATGCCGCACCTGCTGGTCGCGGGCTCCACCGGTTCCGGTAAGTCCAGCTTCGTCAACTCGATGCTGGTCTCGCTGCTGACCCGCGCCACCCCGGACGAGGTCCGGATGATCCTGATCGACCCGAAGATGGTCGAGCTGACCCCCTACGAGGGCATCCCGCACCTGATCACGCCCATCATCACCCAGCCGAAGAAGGCCGCCGCGGCGCTGGCCTGGCTGGTGGAGGAGATGGAGCAGCGCTACCAGGACATGCAGGCCAACCGGGTCCGCCACGTCGACGACTTCAACCGCAAGGTCCGCTCCGGGGAGATCACCGCACCGCCCGGCAGCGAGCGCGTCTACCGGCCCTACCCGTACATCATGTGCATCGTCGACGAGCTCGCCGACCTGATGATGACCGCTCCGCGCGACGTCGAGGACGCGATCGTCCGGATCACCCAGAAGGCCCGCGCCGCCGGGATCCACCTGATCCTGGCGACCCAGCGGCCGTCGGTGGACGTCGTCACCGGCCTGATCAAGACCAACGTGCCGTCCCGGCTGGCGTTCGCGACGTCGTCGCTGACCGACAGCCGCGTCATCCTCGACCAGCCCGGCGCCGAGAAGCTGATCGGCATGGGCGACGCGCTCTACCTCCCGATGGGCGCCGGCAAGCCGGTCCGCATGCAGGGCGCGTTCATCGACGACGACGAGATCTCCAAGGTCGTCACGTTCACCAAGGACCAGGCCGAGCCCAGCTACACCGAGGGCGTCACCGCGCAGAAGGCCGGCGAGGCGAAGGAGATCGACGCCGACATCGGCGACGACCTCGACGTCCTGCTGCAGGCCGCGGAGCTGATCGTGACCTCGCAGTTCGGCTCGACGTCGATGCTGCAGCGCAAGCTGCGCGTCGGCTTCGCCAAGGCCGGACGCCTGATGGACCTGCTGGAGACCCGTCGCATCGTGGGGCCGTCCGAGGGCTCCAAGGCCCGCGACGTGCTGGTGAAGCCGGACGAGCTGGAGAACGCTCTCTACCTGATCCGCGGCGGCGGTACCGCCGACGGCGGGGACGTCGAACCCGAGGAGTGACGGTCCGCGTGCGGTCGGTCCACCGACCTCACCCGACGGAGTGGCCCTACCACGAGCGGTGAGTGGTTTTCCCCGCGCGAGGGTGAAGCCGGGGGCACCCGTCGTGGGAGAGTGTGCCGGGCCGATGACGACCGCGGCCCGCGCATGCCCGCGCGCCGGAGCGGGCCCGAGGAGGTCGGCACACGGTGTTCTGGAAGAAGGGGCGGGCGGCTCGTCCCCGTCGCGGGACGACCGATCGGCACGCCCTGGTGCCGATCCCGCTCACCGGCGGGGTGCTCAGCGGGCAGGTCCGCGACAGCGAGGGCGGTCCGCTGCCCGGCAGCGAGATCTCCGTCCTGGACACGGGTGACCGCCGGGTCGTGCACGTCGAGGCGGACCCGTTCGGACGCTTCGCCGCCGCCCTGATGCCCGGCCGCTACCGGGTGCGCGTCGAGTCCGGCGGGTTCCAGCCCGTCACCGACGGCGTCGAGGTCCAGTGGGGATCGCACGCCGAGATGGGCACGGTCAGCCTGGCCGAGGACCCGGAGCTGCGCCCGCCGCATCCGGGGCTCTACACGATCGACCCGGACCACTCGTCGGTGCGGTTCGTCGCCCGGCACATCGGGCTGTCCAAGGTCTACGGCCGGTTCAACAAGTTCTCCGGCCAGATCCGGATCACCCAGCCGTTCGAGGAGTCCTCGGTCGACGTCGTGATCGAGGCGGCGAGCGTGGACACCAACGTCGAGGCCCGGGACACGCACCTGCGCTCCCCGGACTTCCTCGACGTCGAGCGCTTCCCCGAGCTGCGCTTCTCCAGCATGCGTTTCGTCGCCCACGGCGGGAACCGGTGGACCATCGACGGCGACCTCACCCTGCACGGCCTGACCAGCGACGTCTCCCTGGACACCACCTTCCTGGGGCAGGCGGAGTGGAACGGCGAGCGGGTCGGTGCCGTCGCCACGACCCAGCTGCACCGCGAGCACTTCACGCTCAACTGGCAGCAGACGATCGCCAAGGGCCTCCCCGTCGTCGGGTCGACGATCGAGATCACCCTCGACGTGCAGGCCGTACGCCAGGGCTAGTCGTCCCCGACGTCAGCGCGCGGCCGCGAACCCGTGCTGTCGCCACGCCTCGAACGTGGCGACGGCCGCGGAGTTGGCCAGGTTCAGCGACCGTGAGGTGGGCAGCATCGGCAGCCGGATCCGGTCGGTGACGGCGCCGGCGTGCAGCACCGACGCCGGTAGCCCGACCGACTCCGAGCCGAACATCAGCACGTCACCGGGGGCGTAGGCGACGTCGGTGTGCAGCCGCGTCGCCGACGCGGTGAACGCATACACCGACGGCGTCACCGCCAGTCCGGCCAGGTGCTCCCACATCGCGGCGGTGTCGTCGTGGATCCGGACGTCGGCCAGGTCGTGGTAGTCGAGCCCGGCCCGGCGCAGCTGCGGCGTCTCCAGGGTGAACCCGAGCGGGCGCACCAGGTGCAGCTCGACGCCGGTGTTGGCGGCGAGGCGGATGACGTTGCCGGTGTTCGGCGGGATCTCCGGGGCGTGCAGCACGATGCGGAACACACCCGGAGTCAATCATCGCGGGTCGATCACTCGTACCAGGTCCCGAAGCTCCACAGGTTGCCCTCGGGATCGGTGACGACGAACTGCCGGCTCCCGTAGTCGGTGTCCTCCAGCGGGCGCACGACGGTCGCGCCGGCGGCGGTGGCGGTCGCGAACCTCGTGTCCGGGTCGTCGACGACGAGGTGGATCGACGACGTGCCCGGCGAGCGCCCGCAGCCGGGCGCGGCCGGGCCGAGCATGAGCCCACCGACCTGGCCGGTCGGGCCGGTCCAGGTCAGCTCGGCGTGGTGGACGACGTCACCGTCGCCGTAGACGACGCGTTCGTACAGGCCGAACGCGCTCGTCAGGAACGTGATCATCGCTCGGGGATCGGTGCAGGTCAGGGCGGGCCAGAGGCTCGGAACGTCGCTCATGGGGCAAGCCTGGCGCCTGCCCCGGCGGCGGGTCTTGGACGAAACGGAGCACCGTCTCAGGACGGTCGTTCGGCGAGCCACTCGGTGGCGGTGAGCCCGGCGAGGTCGCGGAAGTCGCGGGCCAGGTGCGGCTGGTCGGCGTAGCCGCAGACGGCGGCGACGTCGGCGAGCCCGGGCCGGGCGGGGGAGCGCAGCAGGTCGCACGCCCGCTCGAACCGGATCAGCCGGGCCGCGGTCTTGGTGCCCAGACCGGTCTCGGCGCGGAACCGCTCGCCCAGGTGCCGGCGGCTCCACCCGACCTCGCCGGCCAGCTCGGTGACCCGGGTGGTGCCCCCGGTCGCGAGCAGCACGTCCCAGGCGCGGACGATCTCGCGCGCCGGTTCGCCGGGGGAGTCCCGGTTCCCGATCACCCGGCACAGCTCGCGGTCGAGCAGCGCGAAGCGGGCCGGCCAGGTCGGCGCCTCGCGCAGCCGGTCGAGGATCGAGGTGATCTCCGGCAGCAGGACGGCGAGGTCGACGACGTCGCCCCCGAGCTGCCCGGCGGGCAGCCCGAGCAGGTCACGGGCTCCGCGCCAGGTCAGGCGCAGCTGCATCCCGGTCTGCGCGGGGCCGGTGGCGATCACCGCGGGTGAGCCGTGCAGTCCGGCGACGGAGGTGACGTAGCGCCCGGGGGAGCGCGCCGGATCGGGGGCGCGCAGGAGCTCCATGTCGCCGTCGAGGCAGAGCACGACGGTCAGGTGCCCGCCCGGGACGCCCTGGTGGGTCCCGGGCGCGGTCGCGCCCTGGCGCCAGGCCCAGATGTCGGTGACGTGCCCGCGCAGCCGCGCCGACGGCCGCCACCGGTGTGCGCCGTCCTCGTCGATGCCCGGGATCGCCCGCCCCGCACCCATGCCGGTCACGATATCGCCGTCGGCAACCCCGGCCCGCCCCTCAGAGGAGCAGCAGCATCCGTACGTTGCCCAGGGTGTTCGGCTTGACGTGGGCGAGGTCGAGGAACTCCGCGACGCCGGCGTCGTAGCTGCGCAGCATGGCGGCGAAGACGTCGGCGGAGACGGGGGTGCCGTCGATCTCGGCGAAGCCGTGCCGGGCGAAGAACTGCTTCTCGAACGTCAGCACGAACAGCCGGGACAGGCCCAGGTCGCGGGCGCCGGAGATCAGCGCGTCGCAGATCGCGTGCCCGACCCCGTGCCCCACGACCGACGGGTGCACCGCCACGGTCCGGATCTCGCCCAGGTCCTCCCACAGGACGTGCAGCGCGCCGCAGCCGACGACGCGTCCGTCGACCTCGGCGACCAGGAACTCCGGGACCGCCTCGTAGAGGGTGACGGTCTCCTTCGCCAGCAGCACCCGGCCCGCGTAGGCGTCGACCAGGTCGCGGATGGCGCGCACGTCCGGGGTACGGGCACGACGCACGGTCACGGGGGGTCCGGCAGCAGGCACGTCCGCCGAGGGTAGACGGGCCATCTCACGGCGCGCGGGCGGCGTCTACCCTATGGCCGTGTCCCATCCTGTTCCTGAAGGCGCGCCCCGGCGCGCGGCCCTGCTCACCCTGGGCTGCGCGCGCAACGAGGTCGACTCCGAGGAGCTGGCCGGACGGTTGACCGGCAGCGGCTGGGAGCTGGTCGACGCGGAGTCCGGCTCGCCGGACGTGATCCTGGTCAACACCTGCGGTTTCGTCGAGCAGGCGAAGAAGGACTCGATCGACACGGTCCTCGCCGCCTCCGACGTGGCCCGCCCGGCCGGGGCGAAGGTCGTCGCGGTGGGGTGCCTGGCCGAGCGCTACGGCGCCGACCTGGCGAAGGACCTCCCCGAGGCCGATGCCGTGCTCGGCTTCGACCACTATCCGGAGCTCGCCGAGCGTCTCGGTGACGTCCTGGGCGGGCACGCCCCGGCCCCGCACGTCCCGGTGGACCGGCGCACGCTGCTGCCGATCTCCCCGGTGCAACGGCCCGCGGCCAGCGCCGACGTCTCGGTCCCCGGCCACGACTGGGTGCCCGACCTGGGCGCGGTGGGGACCGGCCGCCGACGCCTCGACGACGGCCCCGTCGCCTCGCTCAAGCTCGCCTCGGGCTGCGACCGGCGCTGCACGTTCTGCGCGATCCCCTCCTTCCGCGGCAGCTTCGTCTCCCGTGCGCCCGCCGACGTGCTCGGCGAGGCCGCGTGGCTCGCCTCGCAGGGTGCTCGCGAGCTGGTGCTGGTCAGCGAGAACTCGACGTCCTACGGCAAGGACCTGCCCGGCGGCACCCGGGCACTGGTCGACCTGCTGCCGCTCCTGGGCGCGACCGAGGGCGTGGAACGGGTGCGGGTCAGCTACCTGCAGCCGGCCGAGATCCGCCCGGACCTGCTCGCCGCGGTCGCCGGCACGCCCGGCATCGCCCCCTACTTCGACGTGTCGTTCCAGCACGCCAGCGCCACGGTGCTGCGCCGGATGCGGCGCTTCGGCTCGCTCACCGACTTCCTGGACCTCTGCGAGCGCATCCGCGCCCTGGCCCCGGAGGCGGGCATCCGCAGCAACGTGATCGTCGGGTTCCCGGGCGAGACCGAGGAGGAGCTCGCCGAGCTCGAGGCGTTCCTCAACGGTGCCCGCCTGGATGCGATCGGCGTGTTCGGCTACTCCGACGAGGACGGCACCGAGGCGGAGACCTTCGAGGACAAGCTGCCCGCCGAGGTCGTCGCGGCGCGGGTGTCGCGGATCTCGGCGCTGGCCGACGAGCTGATGACCCAGCGGGCCGAGGAGCGGGTCGGCACCGAGGTGATCGTGCTGGTGGAGACGCCGGCGAGCGACGAGGACGACTGCGCCGGCCGGGCCGCGCACCAGGGCCCGGACGCCGACGGCGAGTGCGTGTTCGTCGACGGTGACGGTCCGGACGTCGAGGACCTCGCGGTGGGCGACCTGGTCCGGGCGACGGTCGTGGACTCCGAAGGCGTGGACCTGCTGGTCGAGGCGATCGAGGTGCTGCCCCGCGGGGTCGGCGAGCCGGTGGCCGCGGCGGTGTCGGGGTGAGCCCTCCGGCCGGCCGGGCCGACGGCTCGACCGTGCCGGTGTCGGGGCAGGCGCCCCTGCTCAACATCGCCAACGTCCTGACGGTCATCCGGATCCTGCTGGTCCCGGTGTTCGTGGTGGTGCTGTTCACCGCCGGCGGCCGGGACGTGGACTGGCGCCTGGCCGCATTCGGCGTGTTCGCCGTCGCGGCGTTCACCGACCGTCTCGACGGGCAGCTGGCCCGCAGCCGCGGGCTGGTCACCTGGTTCGGCGCGCTGGCCGACCCGATCGCGGACAAGGCCCTGACCGGTGCCGCGCTGATCGGTCTCTCGGTGCTCGGCCTGGTGCCCTGGTGGATCACCGTCGTGATCATGGGCCGCGAGCTCGGGGTGACCGCGCTGCGCCTGGTCGTGCTGCGGCACGGGGTGATCCCGGCCAGCCGCGGCGGCAAGGCGAAGACGGCCGCCCAGACGCTCGCGATCGGGCTGTTCCTGCTGCCGCTGCCGATGCTGCTGCCCTCGGTCGCGCCGTTGATGCTGGTCGTCCAGTGGGTGGCGCTGGTGATCGCGCTGGTCCTGACCGTGGTGACCGGTGTCGACTACGTGGTGCAGGCGCTGCGGGCCCGGGGCGCGCGGAGCGCCCGGCCCTGAGCCGGGGGCGTCCGGGGGACCGGGGTGTTCGCCCTGGGCGGACGACTCCGGGGGTGTCGGCGGGGACGGAATCGTGGCCGAGTCGGTACGGTGGACCCACCGGGAGAGCGGTGTCGGGCATGGGCCCGGATCCGTCCCGGTGGCACGAACTCCAGGAGGGCACATGCTGCTGCGGGAAGCGATCGGCAGTGGTCTGCGGCGGGTGCGCACGGCGCGCCGGCGGACACTGCGCGACATCTCGCGGGCGGCGCGGGTGAGCCTCGGGTACCTCTCCGAGGTCGAGCGCGGCCGCAAGGAGCCCTCCAGCGAGCTGCTCGCCTCGATCTGCGAGGCCCTCGACGTCACGGTGCCGGAGCTGCTCTCGTCGGCGGCCGAGGAGATGGCCCTGGAGCTGGCCGGCCCGGTCGGCATCGCCACGCGCTCCGACGAGGTGCTGGTCCCGATCGGGCAGCGGCACGCGGAGCTGCGCCTGGCCGGCCGTCCGAGCGGCGCCCCGGCACTGGGCACGGGCTCGAAGGGCACCCCGGTCGCGAGCGTCCGCGCGGCCTGACCCCGCCCCACACGGCCCACGCTGCGGCGTTATTGTCGGGGCTCACTGGCACGGGTGTACGACCCGGTGACAGGATGGGTGTTGCCGATGTGGTGTGCGGCGACCGCGGGGGGAATCGCGGGGTCGGCCGGATCGGTGCAGCCCGAGCAGCGGGTCCACCATCGGAGACGCTGTCCAGCGATGTCGCACGCGGAGGTAGACGGAGCAGATGGCCAACGGATTCACGAAGTTCTTCAGCTATCTGTCAGCCCTGTTCTCGTCGAAGGTGGACGAGCACGCGGACCCGAAGGTGCAGATCCAGCAGGCGATCGAGGACGCGCAGCGCCAGCACCAGCAGCTCTCCCAGCAGGCCGCGGCCGTCATCGGCAACCAGCGCCAGCTGGAGATGAAGCTGAACCGGCAGCTGGGTGAGATCGAGAAGCTCCAGTCCCAGGCCCGGCAGGCGCTCGTCCTCTCCGACCAGGCGCGGGCCCAGGGCGACGAGAACAAGGCGCAGCAGTACGAGCAGGCGGCGCAGGCCGCGGCGACCCAGCTGGTCACCGCGGAGCAGAACGTCGAGGACCTCAAGACGCTGCACGACCAGTCGATCGGTGCCGCGGAGCAGGCCAAGAAGGCCGTCGAGCGGAACTCGATGATGCTCCAGCAGAAGATCGGCGAGCGCACGAAGCTGCTCAGCCAGCTCGAGCAGGCCAAGATGCAGGAGCAGGCGGCCAAGTCGCTGCAGAGCATGAGCGAGCTGTCGGCTCCGGGCAACGCGCCGTCCCTGGACGAGGTCCGGGACAAGATCGAGAAGCGCTACGCCAACGCGCTCGGCTCGGCGGAGCTGGCCCAGAACTCGGTCCAGGGCCGCATGCTGGAGGTCCAGCAGGCGACGACGGACATGGCCGGGGCGAGCCGCCTCGACCAGATCCGCGCGTCGATGGAGGGTCGTCCGGTCGCCGGACAGGTCGGGCAGGGTCAGAGCACCCCGGCCGTCGGTGCGGGTCAGGCGGAGCAGCCCACCCAGCAGGTGCCGGCGTCGCCGCAGGCCAACCCGCAGCAAGGGCAGACCGGGACGAACTGACCCTCCGCACCACCGTCACACCACGGAGCCGCGCCCGATCCGGGCGCGGTTCCGTCGCGTCTGCGGCGCCGTCTCCCGGGTTCATTGCCTCCGAGGGGACACTTCGGGGCTCCGGGCGCCGCGAAGGGACCCTTCGGGACGCCCGACGTCCCGGTCAGCGCCGTCCGGCAGGGGAGGAGCGGCGGCGTTGCGGGCGCGGGGCCGGGCCGGCCTGGCAGCGCGGGCACCAGTAGGTGACGCGGGCATACGGGGCGAGGCCCTGGTCGGCGGTCCGGATCCGCGTCCCGCACCGGCGGCACGGTCGTCCGGGGCGTTCGAACACCCAGTGCGCCTCGCCGGCGGCGAGCGACCCCGTCGTCGTCTGCTCGGGGCGGTCGGCGTTGGAGAGCAGCAGCTTGCGGCTCAGTGCGATGACGCCGGCCAGGTCAGGGGTGTCGCGGACGAGGACCCACGGTGTGAACCCGGACAGGAAGCAGATCTCGTTGCGGTAGAGGTTGCCGACCCCGGCCATCACCCGCTGCTCCAGCAGGGCCAGGCCGATCTCGTGGTCGCCGCGGGCGGTGAGACGGCGCAGGGCCTCGGCGGCGTGCGCGTCGTCCCACTCCGGGTCGAGCAGATCCGGGCCCAGGTGCCCGACGAGACGGTCCTCGTCGTCGGTGGGCAGCAGCTCCATGTCGTGCAGGGCGAACCCGACGGCGACCCGCTCGTCGGTCTCCAGGACCGCCCGCGCCTCGTGCGCGGCCCGCTGCCAGCGGGTGCCGGGCCGGTAGAGGTGCCAGGCGCCGTCCATCCGGAAGTGGCTGTGCAGGCTGCGTCCGTCGTCGAAGCGGGTGAACAGGTGCTTACCGACCGGCACGACGCCGGTGACGGTCAGCCCGGCCAGGTCGTGCTCGACGAGCCGGGGGTGGCGCAGCTCCCCGCGCAGCAGGCGGTGCCCGGCCAGCGCGGTGTGCATCCGCTTGCCGGCGAGATACACGGTGTCTCCCTCGGGCATCCGACGACGGTACTGCGCCCCGGCCGGTCCCGCCGGGATGCACCCGCGAGCCCCTGATGGTGGGGCCCACTAGGGTCGGGCGTGTGCACCAGGGTCTGCAGAAGGTCATGTTCGGACTGACGAGCATCGCCGTGGCCCTGGTGGTCACCGGCTGCGGCGGCACGAACGCCGTCGAGGT is a window encoding:
- a CDS encoding helix-turn-helix domain-containing protein; its protein translation is MGAGRAIPGIDEDGAHRWRPSARLRGHVTDIWAWRQGATAPGTHQGVPGGHLTVVLCLDGDMELLRAPDPARSPGRYVTSVAGLHGSPAVIATGPAQTGMQLRLTWRGARDLLGLPAGQLGGDVVDLAVLLPEITSILDRLREAPTWPARFALLDRELCRVIGNRDSPGEPAREIVRAWDVLLATGGTTRVTELAGEVGWSRRHLGERFRAETGLGTKTAARLIRFERACDLLRSPARPGLADVAAVCGYADQPHLARDFRDLAGLTATEWLAERPS
- the pgsA gene encoding CDP-diacylglycerol--glycerol-3-phosphate 3-phosphatidyltransferase, translating into MSPPAGRADGSTVPVSGQAPLLNIANVLTVIRILLVPVFVVVLFTAGGRDVDWRLAAFGVFAVAAFTDRLDGQLARSRGLVTWFGALADPIADKALTGAALIGLSVLGLVPWWITVVIMGRELGVTALRLVVLRHGVIPASRGGKAKTAAQTLAIGLFLLPLPMLLPSVAPLMLVVQWVALVIALVLTVVTGVDYVVQALRARGARSARP
- a CDS encoding PspA/IM30 family protein, whose product is MANGFTKFFSYLSALFSSKVDEHADPKVQIQQAIEDAQRQHQQLSQQAAAVIGNQRQLEMKLNRQLGEIEKLQSQARQALVLSDQARAQGDENKAQQYEQAAQAAATQLVTAEQNVEDLKTLHDQSIGAAEQAKKAVERNSMMLQQKIGERTKLLSQLEQAKMQEQAAKSLQSMSELSAPGNAPSLDEVRDKIEKRYANALGSAELAQNSVQGRMLEVQQATTDMAGASRLDQIRASMEGRPVAGQVGQGQSTPAVGAGQAEQPTQQVPASPQANPQQGQTGTN
- the rimO gene encoding 30S ribosomal protein S12 methylthiotransferase RimO, with the translated sequence MSHPVPEGAPRRAALLTLGCARNEVDSEELAGRLTGSGWELVDAESGSPDVILVNTCGFVEQAKKDSIDTVLAASDVARPAGAKVVAVGCLAERYGADLAKDLPEADAVLGFDHYPELAERLGDVLGGHAPAPHVPVDRRTLLPISPVQRPAASADVSVPGHDWVPDLGAVGTGRRRLDDGPVASLKLASGCDRRCTFCAIPSFRGSFVSRAPADVLGEAAWLASQGARELVLVSENSTSYGKDLPGGTRALVDLLPLLGATEGVERVRVSYLQPAEIRPDLLAAVAGTPGIAPYFDVSFQHASATVLRRMRRFGSLTDFLDLCERIRALAPEAGIRSNVIVGFPGETEEELAELEAFLNGARLDAIGVFGYSDEDGTEAETFEDKLPAEVVAARVSRISALADELMTQRAEERVGTEVIVLVETPASDEDDCAGRAAHQGPDADGECVFVDGDGPDVEDLAVGDLVRATVVDSEGVDLLVEAIEVLPRGVGEPVAAAVSG
- a CDS encoding VOC family protein, with the protein product MSDVPSLWPALTCTDPRAMITFLTSAFGLYERVVYGDGDVVHHAELTWTGPTGQVGGLMLGPAAPGCGRSPGTSSIHLVVDDPDTRFATATAAGATVVRPLEDTDYGSRQFVVTDPEGNLWSFGTWYE
- a CDS encoding YceI family protein, with protein sequence MFWKKGRAARPRRGTTDRHALVPIPLTGGVLSGQVRDSEGGPLPGSEISVLDTGDRRVVHVEADPFGRFAAALMPGRYRVRVESGGFQPVTDGVEVQWGSHAEMGTVSLAEDPELRPPHPGLYTIDPDHSSVRFVARHIGLSKVYGRFNKFSGQIRITQPFEESSVDVVIEAASVDTNVEARDTHLRSPDFLDVERFPELRFSSMRFVAHGGNRWTIDGDLTLHGLTSDVSLDTTFLGQAEWNGERVGAVATTQLHREHFTLNWQQTIAKGLPVVGSTIEITLDVQAVRQG
- a CDS encoding DNA translocase FtsK, encoding MAGRTGTGRTTTRAAAGRGASGSRSGASRGGSTRRPASSRSRSTSRKPPPRKQGPDLIDRSIDAVGRGVVKLGRSTGRAMGRTRDIDSAHRRDGLGFTFLVLAVITAAGVWFSAGGSVGYWFNFAVGAVLGVGGALLPVILLGVGLVLVTTPAHPEARPRIITGAMLLALGVLGLVHLGSGSPARPAGWVDAGGAIGYVAGTPLASGLTLWTAVPVLLLLSAYALLLITGTPVREVPPRFRRLMGEFPEEEETDSEDDEKPRTVADAVAEAQGETPPARKRSSRRRQGAAEADAFREDGEHLPAPSDPEVPATEAPAGRTLPGGAAAVPAAAPPDAAPAAGGTPGAPAPKRPRVPVAETPPAESIPETDGEQMSMAIREPIGETEYKLPPADMLEVGPAPKTRSSANDAMIEAITGVLDQFNVDAQVTGFTRGPTVTRYEIELGPAVKVEKITQLTKNVAYAVANDNVRILAPIPGKSAVGIEVPNTDREMVRLGDVLRSNSARAEQHPMGIGLGKDIEGHYLMANLAKMPHLLVAGSTGSGKSSFVNSMLVSLLTRATPDEVRMILIDPKMVELTPYEGIPHLITPIITQPKKAAAALAWLVEEMEQRYQDMQANRVRHVDDFNRKVRSGEITAPPGSERVYRPYPYIMCIVDELADLMMTAPRDVEDAIVRITQKARAAGIHLILATQRPSVDVVTGLIKTNVPSRLAFATSSLTDSRVILDQPGAEKLIGMGDALYLPMGAGKPVRMQGAFIDDDEISKVVTFTKDQAEPSYTEGVTAQKAGEAKEIDADIGDDLDVLLQAAELIVTSQFGSTSMLQRKLRVGFAKAGRLMDLLETRRIVGPSEGSKARDVLVKPDELENALYLIRGGGTADGGDVEPEE
- a CDS encoding amino-acid N-acetyltransferase, with amino-acid sequence MARLPSADVPAAGPPVTVRRARTPDVRAIRDLVDAYAGRVLLAKETVTLYEAVPEFLVAEVDGRVVGCGALHVLWEDLGEIRTVAVHPSVVGHGVGHAICDALISGARDLGLSRLFVLTFEKQFFARHGFAEIDGTPVSADVFAAMLRSYDAGVAEFLDLAHVKPNTLGNVRMLLLL
- a CDS encoding DNA-formamidopyrimidine glycosylase family protein, yielding MPEGDTVYLAGKRMHTALAGHRLLRGELRHPRLVEHDLAGLTVTGVVPVGKHLFTRFDDGRSLHSHFRMDGAWHLYRPGTRWQRAAHEARAVLETDERVAVGFALHDMELLPTDDEDRLVGHLGPDLLDPEWDDAHAAEALRRLTARGDHEIGLALLEQRVMAGVGNLYRNEICFLSGFTPWVLVRDTPDLAGVIALSRKLLLSNADRPEQTTTGSLAAGEAHWVFERPGRPCRRCGTRIRTADQGLAPYARVTYWCPRCQAGPAPRPQRRRSSPAGRR
- a CDS encoding tRNA (cytidine(34)-2'-O)-methyltransferase encodes the protein MFRIVLHAPEIPPNTGNVIRLAANTGVELHLVRPLGFTLETPQLRRAGLDYHDLADVRIHDDTAAMWEHLAGLAVTPSVYAFTASATRLHTDVAYAPGDVLMFGSESVGLPASVLHAGAVTDRIRLPMLPTSRSLNLANSAAVATFEAWRQHGFAAAR
- a CDS encoding helix-turn-helix domain-containing protein, coding for MLLREAIGSGLRRVRTARRRTLRDISRAARVSLGYLSEVERGRKEPSSELLASICEALDVTVPELLSSAAEEMALELAGPVGIATRSDEVLVPIGQRHAELRLAGRPSGAPALGTGSKGTPVASVRAA